The following are encoded together in the Zygosaccharomyces rouxii strain CBS732 chromosome C complete sequence genome:
- the RBK1 gene encoding putative ribokinase (similar to uniprot|P25332 Saccharomyces cerevisiae YCR036W RBK1 Putative ribokinase) — translation MGITTIGSLNYDIVTFTDRVPQAGETLRGNTFETHAGGKGLNQTIALAKLKQTGAKYEIRMVGSVGNDSFGKQLKDLLQESGVDTTKVQVIEKKSTGVATILVEQKNGGQNRIILTEGANGNSVYDDDDLKSIFQGVTLNNEKQFVVFQNEIPDPCSIISWIKINHPHFQIVYNPSPFYPITKEQWSLVDVLVINEVEALQIVKAIYEEKEYEFYAKEIEKDYVGGYKQICEEFQRHLVSQTNSAIAVVTLGEKGSIYASKETPTVGFTPAVPDVNVVDTTAAGDIFLGALVTQLHQNVDLETAIQFSTKASSIGIQKAGAAESIPTFEEVA, via the coding sequence ATGGGTATTACTACAATCGGGTCATTGAACTACGACATCGTTACTTTCACTGATAGAGTACCGCAGGCCGGAGAGACTCTTCGAGGCAATACTTTTGAGACCCATGCAGGTGGGAAAGGGTTGAATCAGACCATTGCTCTCGCCAAATTGAAACAGACTGGTGCCAAATATGAAATTAGAATGGTTGGTAGTGTCGGAAATGACTCCTTTGGTAAACAATTAAAagatcttttacaagaaagtGGCGTAGACACTACCAAGGTTCAAGTtatagaaaagaaaagtaCTGGTGTGGCCACAATTCTAGTGGAACAGAAAAACGGTGGACAAAATAGAATTATTCTCACCGAAGGTGCCAATGGTAATAGCGTCtatgacgatgatgactTGAAATCTATCTTCCAAGGGGTCACTCTCAACAATGAAAAACAATTTGTGGTATTCCAGAATGAAATTCCAGATCCATGCTCTATCATTTCTTGGATTAAGATAAACCATCCccatttccaaattgtctACAATCCCTCTCCATTCTATCCGATCACTAAGGAGCAATGGTCTTTGGTGGATGTACTCGTAATTAATGAAGTGGAAGCTCTACAAATCGTGAAAGCCATCTATGAGGAGAAGGAATATGAATTTTACGCCAAAGAGATCGAAAAAGACTATGTAGGAGGTTACAAACAAATTTGTGAGGAATTTCAGCGTCATTTGGTGAGCCAAACCAATTCTGCTATTGCCGTCGTGACGTTGGGTGAAAAGGGCTCCATTTACGCTTCGAAAGAAACTCCTACCGTTGGATTTACCCCTGCCGTCCCAGACGTGAATGTGGTGGACACTACCGCTGCCGGTGATATATTTTTAGGCGCTCTGGTAACACAATTGCACCAGAATGTTGACCTGGAGACTGCAATTCAGTTTTCTACAAAGGCTAGTTCTATTGGAATTCAAAAAGCAGGTGCCGCTGAGAGCATCCCCACATTCGAGGAAGTCGCCTGA